A segment of the Sander lucioperca isolate FBNREF2018 chromosome 7, SLUC_FBN_1.2, whole genome shotgun sequence genome:
cacacacacacacagtcctgctgctggaaattctcACAtggcaccaaatgtgtattaatccacaaCTATGAATAGTCCCAAATAAATGCAGCTTTTACTtctgtttgagtaatgtttgctaaaagctAGTGGCTAGCTGTTTTCGAAAATTActcagcctttaaaaaaaaaaaaaaaagtattatataTTCGTGACCCACTCTTAAAGATTTATGTACTCAGTAGGTACCAATGTAGGAAAGTCAGAAAGGATttacacattgttggtttttggCTTCATGGGATcggttgacaataagaaaaatatcagccttatcctttaataCTACTGCAGCTTCTCTTTCATACAGGAGCACCAGAGAGACACTGGAGTGACAACAATGTAGGAATTTGGGCACATTCTATTATTGTACTCATTCGGCCTGGATAAGATCTATAGCACTAAATCTCATGAATATAAACAAAAAGTGCCATCTGACCTCCGTAAAGGTAAGCGTGAGGCTCGTTGGCTCCCAGAAACATGGCCTGGCCTGGATCCAGGACAATGTGGTTGAGGAAGTAGATGGAGAAGCAGCCGATGTCTCCGGGATACTGGGAGTGGAGACGGAGCAGCATATCCCCGTTGCTGCTTGATGTGTCCTTCCCTGCTGCACCTGCACGGGTCATAAACACCCACGAGTGTGATAATGccagtaaaacatgttttcaaaaGATCAGAACAACTGACCGGTCCCTTTTATAAAATTTGTTTTAAAGCCCCCTCTTTGTAGGATTAGAAAAAGTCTGATGTTGGTGCCTCCTGGTGGTATTTTAGTGTCTTAACTTGCAGCTGTTATTTTCTAACCCTGCGAGGTTGCTGGCTCTCCTCTGTATTAGTTTTTAGGTGAACTTCAGTAAGTACCACAACTTGGTGGTGGTGTGCATATCTCTCTTTCTAACCCACATGCATCAGATACCAGATTGTTGACTgtgatcaaataaaaaaatgtttccacATATTGAGCAATCCTCTCATGGTCAAATAGACTGTGTGCGTGCAGCAGAGAAAAGCACTGGATGAAATGCTACACCTTTACCTCCACACTCTGGTAATGCTTAATGACTAACCAACTAAACTAACTGAATAAAACCAGggattttgcatttgttttctgccgTTAGTTCATCCCTCCGCCTCCTCACCCTCTTCTGTGACTCTCTTGACCAGCATGTTGAGCTGATCTACGAACACCTTCTTCTCACAGTTCATCATCCTGGTGAAGCACTTCTTCAGCACCTGGCTCGTGTGAACCGCATCTCCCATGCTGCACAGCAGCTCCCCTGCTGCCTCGTTGCCCACCAGAGCATGGAACTCTGGGACAGCTGatggatgcacacacacacatgcacaaggtatgattttattttttgccaaACATTTACCCTTCAAAGTACAGTACTTTACCATTCCTACCCATTttagaatatacagtatatgtataggTTTGACACCATAAAACagcatctttttttccccatgttTCCCCAGTAACTAACTGTGGGACTCACATTTAAGAAATCCCAGGATCTCCTCCACTGGTCTGAAGCCACAGAGGCCCTGAAAGCGGGTGAGAGCAATGGCCATCTCCGGCTTGTGGTTGTTGTCTGGATAGTGCTCCGGAAACTGAGCATGGAGACGAGCAGCTAACTCCTGACCAAATGACAGAAAAGGAAGAGGGAAGAAAGCGTGTAGGCTAAACTCTATTCCGTTCATACACAAAGCCAATGGTTATACTGTTCAAACCAACTGGGCCAAATACAATACACGGAAAATATTAGCATGCCAGTGGTTCATTCTTAAACTATTTTAATCATGTTCAATACAGTATTTCCATAATGTAACAATACTGATTAAATTTGCCTTCATCTACTTTCAGTGTCCTTGGTTCCAAATAGACATTTCAAGAGACCACAACATAAAGAGTTTAAGCTTTGAACTGAACCAACTAACCACTGGTTGAACAGTGAATTTTGTTTAATGGGAATGAACCTCTCATTTTAAGCAACTATACGAAATAATCCAAAGATACTTTGACAGTTCAAATTACATTGCAAATCAAAtaggtgttgttgttgtgcttCCCCAACCACTCAGCCCTCTTCTCTTAAAAAAGGCAACATGTCTTAAGAGTAGTCCAACGATTAAAatcgatgcagcagaaccagaaatATCActgttttaatttcattttctgaaaacTTGGGGGCTACAAAATACCCATAATCCAACTCGACCACCGATAGTTAATTCTGAGATTTGGATGCGTTATGTGCGTTGCATGCTTGAGTGGTGAAGTTTATCACAATTAATGATTTCTTGTTCATATTTTAATCGGCTGTAGTCAAACGCAAAAAACAGTGCACTGTTTATTCACCAATTCAGAATATTGAGTCATTTTACACATTCACGTTTGTGTACTCACTCTGTTGGGGTGGGCCTGTATGGACAACGCTGTCTTGACAGAGAGGACTTTGAAGAGGAAGGGCAGCTGGCCCTGGAAGGTGTCTTTGACTTTGGAGCCCAGGCAGGCGGGGAAGTGGGCGATCCACTGGCCCAGAGTGGTCTGCGCGATCCTGTTGTCTTTAATCTGGGCATCACCTTTTGGGTGGGCACCCATCCACAGCTGGAAGAGATAGCAGAGACGGATAAATTATGTCCAATATTGGATTTTCAAGTTAGTGTGTTGAGGCAGTAGACCAAAGGTTACAGAAATAGGTTTGTGACTGGAAGGTTGAAATCCTGATCTAACTGGAAAAATATAAGTCGGACAGTGAATGTGAAATTTAACGACGAGTGCTTAATCCTGATTAAAAGTACGGTATAACTAATTCCAGAATAAATAAaacctaattttttttttttttttttttttaaacatggcaGTCCTGTTACTTCCCTCCTTTATCCTCTGTTAACAAGCTTCCTAAGGGAATCCCAATTGTCCCCAGGCATGCTGAGAGAAAGGTCTGAGGtcttacatttacattaaattaatatatttaaagGACATATATATGTATCTCAGTGAGTGCAATTCACTCTGTATTAGTGCTACATTAATGCCTTAAATGTAAATGAAGGGTACTGTctctcaagcacacacacacacttgttgactgcatcagtgagGCTCAAACCTGTAACCTTTCTAATAACAGATTCTCActgattctctttttttttattgccacaGATTACTTACAGTATGTGCTTTTAAATCATGTTCTATTGTATTAACATATTGCTGCTTTTTAAATAAACCCTGTCATGTTGCgtaacaatgcacacacacggtTTAAACTTGTTATCACTGCTTGTTTATGTCCATTCCCTGGAGGCAAAACAAATGTAATCAATAAAAACACTGGAATGCAACTGAATAAATGTATAGACAAACGTCGTCGTCGTCGGCATCATGCTAATTCCCCAACTAACATTTATGGTAATAATAGGGATACAACATAATAGGGATAAAACTGTTAGCCTAACATGTCACAGACTAATAAATGAGATACTGTAATGCAGGATTAAACAGCCATACCACCTTCTGACTATAAGCATGAACGCTTAAATATAACCAACCATGGCATGTGACATTAATGTGGCTTACTCTACATGAAAATGTCACCACTGCCATAACCTGAACTAATGACCTTTATGACAAACCTTGCAGAGCTGTTGTAGCTAAATAAAGAAAGACTTGTGAAAGGCATGGAAAGAACAAGGCTCTCTGCCAAGACACTGAGCAATAACACAACATTGTAAACCCTGTAAATGATACCAGTTTCACATGGCTCATCTGATTTGTCCTATTTGGAAGGAATGATGCATCTTTGTACAGAACTGTGGCAGAGTGTGTGAACACTGTAGAGCAACATTTCTACATCTTAAAGATGCTATAATGCCGACAACGGGTGTTACCATCTCCACACAAGTGCAGTTATCCTAACGAGCTACACTAAATGTCTAATGGGGAtcctttaatttaatttcaaataATTTTTGGGGGATTACATGTTATTTTGACAAGTTTATGTCATTTTAAATTACAGTTAAACTAATTATATTGCAACCTGCAATTTGTAGTAAAAACATGTTCATGCATTTTATATATCTGCTTGTTTGTCAGTCACCTTAAACAGATACAAATACACCACTATCAGAGGGTTTGCTGAAGGACCAGTCTAGTGATTTGAACCAGTACCTTTCCCAGTAATAACCTTACCTCTGCATAGGGCTTGCCATCCGCTACAACAGCTACAGGGTCTCCACCAACCACGAGTTTGGCCACTTCACTATCCAGCCCGACCTTCCCCCACGCATAATTTTGCACGGCACAggtcagaggaaacactgaGGAGAGACCAACTTTAGTGTGGCAATTCTTAAAACAAAAAGTGAGTACAGAACTGAATCGAGTATAATCAAGGGGCCTTTGATCCCTTTTCaactttgcaaaaaaaaaaaacaaccttaccCTTCCTACAGGTGTACTGTAGCTACATCATTTGTACCTGAGTGTGTATGTTGTATGTCTATCACTGATTGTCTAACCACCTATTACATTATCAAAATGTTACCCCATATAAGTAGGAGACAGGAGAAAGCAGGTCTTCCAAAACACACAGTTTGGACTAAAGTGGTTTGTTAACAACATGAGCACCTGTGAAGTTTAATAAGGCGTGGCATATGTTGACAGAGAGAAATAATCGCATACAGCATGGCTTAATATGTACCCTCACTACAAAACAGTAAAACAGGGGAAACAGATCCGCCGGGGATTCATTATTTGGCGCAACACCGGCCAGCTGACGATGCAAAGTCCATTGACAGAAACGCACACAGTAAAGCAGGTTTACATTTGCGAGGCACTAGTCTGTTCCCCGGTTTGTATAACATGTAGCTATACCTTGCGTATGGCTGTAACGTTGTACATATGATATGTCGTCAAACGGCCTATCTGCATGTTATTTCACTAGGGTGCTAACAATGCTGCTCTAAACACTATCTGCCTACCATTAAACCATTAACGTTGAACAAAACGCCGGCTGAAATATTGATGTGGATGCTAAACAACGAGCTTTTTCGTTCAATCCCATCGTGTCAAAAACCTGTATCAGGTATCATGTCATATAAATAAAGCGTTGCAccattagctagctaaatgTTTATCGACGGAACAGAGGATTTAAAACAGTTATGAAGGAGAAGAGCTCACTCACCTCTCACTTCCTCCATGGCTGCAACGTCGGCTGTCAGACCCGTTGGTGACGTCACGACTCGGCTCGCGACTTCgtagatttttttcatttttttcgatttttttttttttctcagttaattttattattagGAAAATTCACAAAAGGGAATGGGCGGACTGACTCCAAACCAAAGGTtggactttttttattattattatcaagaACTGCatcaatataatatttattatatatattatgatatattatattattattttatattatattgattatattatattatatatttattataatatttataattataattataatataattattaaatacatatatatatatatatatatatatataagaatatATGCAAAATATAAGACCTTAAAAATAAGAAGGCACTAATTTTGTCTAATCTATACTATTTAACTATtagtatttttttcatattgctTGCAAACATCTTTAAAGCTGTACAAAAGCTTGATTTATTGGTATTTATatattgcaaataaaaaaatacataatgttTGAGAAATATTCTGATTATTATTTATGTATGCTGCGCATTTTATATTgtgtttatctatttatttcttGTGAACTATTAACTTATATTATCATTACTAAATCATACAGTGGTAATCATATTATATACACCATGACACTTGTAATTCTTTCTTTAATGGTCTTGTATAGTTTATATTcttactttatatatattttttttacatgtatggtttctattttagttttatataggcctacctATTACTATAGGTTTTAGGTCATCTATCTGTATTtatgtctgtctttgtgctgctgctgctgctgctgctgctgctgctgctgctgctgcagcaaccGAATTGGCTCTGGGGATAAAATAGCTTATTTTATCTTAATATTTATTCTTAGGAACATTTACTGTTGAAAATAGACCTCTGATGTAATGGTGTATTAAATGTTCTATAacggtattattattattattattattattattattattattagtagtagtagtagtagtagtagtagtagtagtagtagtactatTGTCTGTATTGGTTCACATTGTTGTTTGTACTGTGTtcaataaagagaaaaaataacAGTAAAACCATGTCTGTTCATATTAGCAGTTCACTAAAAGGGTTGCTCATgcaatttagtattgcactCCCAATAAGTGGAGAGACTTGTGAGAGACAGATTTTACAAAGAAGGTAAAAATCATTGCAGCAAAGGTCGAGATATCCTTACTCTTTAGTCCTATGAATCAATTGCTGTATCCTACACTTATGCAACTCAATGCATCTTTCATTAGACCTGGTGATTGTTTTCTCAGACTTTAGAATGCTCTCACCAGAGCTAAACaagacaaaatataaataaatagtatTAATCTGCATGATGTGTAAACTGACCTTATTATCTGTAAAATGATgtgtaaataaatatgtttgGATATTCTTTTTTCAAATAAGCATCCAAGggttgatgtaaaaaaaaaatcttcaatcGTGAACATTTTCAGACATGACCAATATAGAACTTTACATCATTATCAATGGAGaggtgtttttctgtgtgtctcCACACCTCTTTGCTGTTATTTTCAACATGGCAGCGTCTTGTTTTGGCTTGTCCCGACTTATAGTGCATTCCATTTGTACTCACAACTCGGATTTTCTGAGGTCaaagtaatgtaaaaaaaatcttcaatcGTGACCTTTGACAAAATACCAGTTCCTGCTGTCGCTCAGCAAACTCCTTATGAAGCAATTCATTACAAGAACTAGGCTACATGGTGGTGGGATATTATTTAACTTTTGTTGTAAAGACTCACGTTTTTTAAAGTAGCATTTTAAAGAAGCATTTTACACTTAACCTAAATTGAAGTGCCAATCCTTAAGATTTCAGTCCTGGTTGATTTATAATTTGTAATTCAGTGAAAACAATGGTGCTGGGAATTTAGCAATCTGGAGCATAGAAATAGAATATCATtcacttaaaataaaatatcgtaTTTCTATGGTCTGTAGTCTTTTTGTTGATACACAAGCTTCAAGACTTCAGAATTGAgtgcataataaaaaaaaaaatttagccCAAGTATACAACGGGGAAAAACTGTAGGCCTACGTGTTTACGGGAGATGTCATGCCAGACACCAGTTCAGGCATATGCAATACTTTCATCAGTGGGCCATAGGCTCAGTTACCATTGTGTCATCTCCTTTTGCGAAAGATAGCGACTTAACAGGCATTTGTTTACATTAAAATCTtcgagaatgcagctttaacgtTACATTAACGTACGTAACGTTTAACTGAAATCCAAAGGTGGCGCGCTTTGCTTCGTGAACGCTGTATGTGTGTCATACACGTCACTGTCCAACTGGCTGAGTGCGCCTGCGCTGTACTTTCATTCGAGGAAGTGGTAGAAGAGGCAACTCAAACGACGTAGAAGAGTTTGTTGCTTATTCCCTGTTCAGAGAGGACAAAACGGCCCGCAGCCTTTTCAAAATGTCGGGATTTGATAGCAACCCGTTCGCAGAGCCTGCCAACGACAACCCTTTcaatgtaagtgtgtgttttttaatttttagcTGCTAAGGCACAGTTGAGCCTTGGTGCTGACATATCATTCGTGAAAAGGTAGCCAGCACGTCAGGAAACTTGTTGGGTGGATGTCGGGGAGGGATCTAATTCTGCTCTCTTGAAAGTCATTTGACAAAGAAGGCATGATTGGCAGTCCTTCAACTAATCAGCGGTCCTTGTTAAAAAGAGGGCGGGGTATTCTGCGTGCTAGTTGCAGGAAGTTAAACTGTAGCCAGCTAGCAATGTGCTAAACctttttttacacattacaACTGTTACTATAGCTACAGTTTGAAAGTAATTTATATCATTGGTGTATTTTCATGATAGGTTGGATGTGATTTGATATTTTTTGAAGTCCTGTATGTCACCTACATTACCCAAAGACACTCAATTTCAAGCTAACTGTACCTCTATTGGTGCTGCTGGTTTGctctttgaaaatatttttttttaacctacagGATGTAGCCTTGAAGTCTATTCAGTCTATAAAAAGCTCTGTAACTTCATTGTCTTAATGTcctaaaaatgtattgaaacGACTGGCCTGCTGTGTTCAGTTAGTATTGTTAGCAATGTTTAGAAGTAGGCCATCTCTAACACTTGTTGCTTCCTGACCTACAAAGTGTTTCATTATGTACATGGCAAATGTCAAATAATGTAAATGAGGACTTTTCTGATTTagtatttttaaatgaaatgttcCTTGGGATGTATTTTCATGTATGCTCACATTAGGATGAAGGATGcgttctagactttccaaatttGAGACCAGTTGGATGCAATTTGTTGCTTCCATTGTGTCAACATGGGCCTTTAAAGGGGCACTCAAGTGATTTCATATTGCACGTTCATAAAGTTTGGGAACTTGTGTGAAacccaataaaaaaagaatggttGTCATAGAAGCAGCAAAGTGCGACCTTTATTTTCTAATATATGTCAAACTTCAATAATGCTTAATTGTACTTTTACCGTAGCGTATGCTGTAATAACCGCTGCATCGTATGTTTGATAGACCTTCCCTGCCTGATAAATTCCCACTTATTTCAGCAAGATTTGAGTATTTCTATATTAGCTATCTTTTGataattatcatcattattattatttgcacacttacacacacaggtTTAATCTTCTTGGCCTTGCTTTTTcctaaaggcagctacacaccgggccgataatcggccgttggacagtctggcgaggtcggtgactcgagtctgttcggtgtgttccgtgccgtcgtctgatggaggagctgtcggccttcattttagTTGACCTGACGTGTTCAGTTGGatacagggcagtcgggactcacccggaaatggcaagcgggatgaccctgactaagcctctcaacatcggacaattgttttttaaactgacctttgtcgatctgaaatgaagacagattcagcaactgcacggcctatttctcgcttaaaatgttttcagaaacacgtttcggtgaactattttagtacaatatgagatcgtattctgaatgagtcgccattaatggccggttgaaaaatccaaaatccggaagcagcagccagacccacgtgacgcgttcgtccaatcagctgccggttttcattttttgggcggcAGTACAGATtagccgcctgctgttatggagacgtattatgcccgtcgctttggtgtgttccgaggcattttctttgaccaatttggggagactgatcagtccaactgccttttctgccaacggtcgtccatctggttggtctgtaacggcCTTAACACAAGACAACCTTTGTAGTCTGTCtggtatgtgtatttttttgtcaaGGATAATAGTTTTTTCTTTGTAGCGGTAAAGCCATAAACACATTAGCCTACTTTTCTGCAGTAGTCATGAAGctgtatattttttctttttatgtagtACAAAGTagctgaaataaaataaattggcaAGAAGAGAAACTCCCTCTCTATAACTGCTTGGATAGGAGTATTTAGAGGCATGACATTTTGGTCACAAGGACCTTCCTCAGAAATGTGGGAAGAGGTTGACATGCAACATAAAAGGTGACATCACCTATCACTATAGAGAGCATATAATGTGTAAGTTAGCCCGCTGAGCAACTCGCACACCCAGATTACAGTGCCTTTTGAAAACAGTACAAGATAAGATCGGATCTAGATTATAGCACCACATTAGTTCTGCATGCGATAATATTTCCtgtttattttaacacactTGCTGATTTTGATCGTTTAAGGATTGCCTCATTTGTTAAGTACAATATGTAGAGGAATTCAGCTTGTTGCAGAGACACATACAGTTTGCATGGTAAAACAAGAAATGGAAGGGCTTAAGGGCAACCAGGCTTCACATACAATGTAACATATTTGATAGTAAATGAATTATATCACGTTAGGCTATATTTCTCAATTAAGACTGATGGTTTCAGTGACGTTACTTAACACAG
Coding sequences within it:
- the mpi gene encoding mannose-6-phosphate isomerase → MEEVRVFPLTCAVQNYAWGKVGLDSEVAKLVVGGDPVAVVADGKPYAELWMGAHPKGDAQIKDNRIAQTTLGQWIAHFPACLGSKVKDTFQGQLPFLFKVLSVKTALSIQAHPNRELAARLHAQFPEHYPDNNHKPEMAIALTRFQGLCGFRPVEEILGFLKSVPEFHALVGNEAAGELLCSMGDAVHTSQVLKKCFTRMMNCEKKVFVDQLNMLVKRVTEEGAAGKDTSSSNGDMLLRLHSQYPGDIGCFSIYFLNHIVLDPGQAMFLGANEPHAYLYGDCIECMACSDNTVRAGLTPKYIDVNTLCEMLNYSPAPASSKIFPCVQDASDPCVSLYDPPVPDFTVMRIQVPASVKQYTVAPVDSASILLVIEGDATATSAAALSDVTLRRGTVLFVSANESVSLHITSQSGMDMFRACCLL